A single Flavobacterium sp. 1 DNA region contains:
- the hisH gene encoding imidazole glycerol phosphate synthase subunit HisH translates to MKIVIINYGAGNIQSIMFAIERLGFKAVLSNDPEEIKSADKVVFPGVGEASYAMKMLKESGLDTLIPTLKQPVFGICLGMQLMCNSSEEGNTKGLGIFDVDVVKFTSKVKVPQMGWNNVYNLKSDLFKGISENEYMYLVHSYYAPICKETIATTNYELEYSSALENENFYGTQFHPEKSGDVGEKILENFLKI, encoded by the coding sequence ATGAAAATAGTAATCATAAATTACGGAGCAGGAAACATTCAAAGCATTATGTTTGCCATCGAAAGATTGGGATTCAAAGCTGTTTTGAGCAATGATCCGGAAGAAATAAAGTCTGCTGACAAAGTTGTTTTCCCAGGAGTAGGAGAGGCTAGTTATGCAATGAAAATGCTTAAAGAAAGCGGTTTGGACACTTTGATTCCAACACTGAAGCAACCCGTATTCGGAATTTGTTTGGGTATGCAGTTGATGTGTAATTCATCTGAGGAAGGAAATACAAAGGGATTGGGTATTTTTGATGTGGATGTTGTAAAATTTACTTCAAAAGTAAAAGTACCACAAATGGGATGGAATAACGTCTACAACCTAAAATCAGATTTATTTAAAGGAATTTCCGAGAATGAGTATATGTATTTGGTTCACAGTTATTATGCACCTATCTGCAAAGAAACCATTGCTACAACAAATTATGAGTTAGAGTATTCATCGGCGTTGGAAAATGAGAATTTCTACGGTACTCAATTTCATCCAGAAAAAAGCGGTGATGTGGGAGAGAAAATTTTAGAAAATTTTTTAAAAATATAA
- the hisF gene encoding imidazole glycerol phosphate synthase subunit HisF codes for MLTKRIIPCLDIKNGRTVKGVNFVDLRDAGDPVELAKIYSDEGADELVFLDISATEERRRTLVDLVRKVAATINIPFTVGGGISAVEDVEVLLQNGADKVSINSSAVKNPQLINDLAQKFGSQCVVVAIDAKQIDGEWIVHLVGGKVPTEIRLFDWAQEVEERGAGEILFTSMNHDGTKNGFANEALAKLSELVNIPIIASGGAGNIQHFVDTFVEGKSDAALAASVFHFKEIEIKTLKKELKNNNIEVRI; via the coding sequence ATGTTAACAAAAAGAATAATACCCTGTCTGGACATTAAAAACGGAAGAACCGTAAAAGGCGTTAATTTCGTAGATTTGCGTGATGCCGGCGATCCTGTGGAATTAGCCAAAATCTATTCGGATGAAGGTGCTGATGAATTGGTTTTCCTTGATATTTCAGCAACCGAAGAGCGAAGAAGAACTTTGGTTGATTTGGTTCGAAAAGTGGCTGCAACCATCAATATTCCATTTACTGTAGGTGGCGGAATTTCGGCAGTTGAAGATGTAGAAGTTTTACTTCAAAATGGCGCTGATAAGGTTTCTATCAATTCATCGGCAGTAAAAAATCCGCAGTTGATTAATGATTTGGCTCAAAAATTCGGAAGTCAATGTGTTGTTGTCGCCATTGATGCTAAGCAAATTGACGGAGAATGGATCGTGCATTTGGTTGGAGGAAAAGTACCTACTGAGATTCGATTATTCGATTGGGCACAAGAAGTAGAAGAAAGAGGAGCTGGAGAAATCCTTTTTACCTCGATGAATCACGACGGAACCAAAAACGGATTTGCGAATGAAGCTTTGGCTAAACTTTCAGAATTAGTGAATATTCCAATTATTGCTTCAGGCGGAGCTGGAAATATCCAGCATTTTGTTGATACATTTGTAGAAGGAAAGTCTGATGCAGCATTAGCAGCAAGCGTATTTCATTTCAAAGAAATTGAAATCAAGACATT
- the hisA gene encoding 1-(5-phosphoribosyl)-5-[(5-phosphoribosylamino)methylideneamino]imidazole-4-carboxamide isomerase produces the protein MRIIPAIDIIEGKCVRLSKGDYNTKIIYNENPIEVAKSFEAHGIEYLHLVDLDGAKSSKIVNYKILEQIASQTKLKIDFGGGLKADSDLKIAFESGANQITGGSIAVKNRTIFEKWIAEYGSDKIILGADANNEKVAVSGWLEDSDEDLVPFIQDYQNKGIKYVICTDIAKDGMLEGPSFDLYAKILSEAKGIKLIASGGISTFDELPKLAELGCEGTIIGKAIYEGRISLKQLENYIISY, from the coding sequence ATGAGAATAATACCTGCAATAGACATCATAGAAGGAAAATGTGTCCGCTTATCCAAAGGCGATTACAATACCAAAATTATATACAATGAAAATCCGATTGAAGTAGCAAAATCATTCGAAGCCCACGGAATCGAATACTTGCATTTAGTGGATTTGGATGGAGCAAAATCTAGCAAGATTGTCAATTATAAAATATTGGAACAAATTGCCTCGCAAACTAAATTGAAAATTGATTTTGGTGGCGGTTTAAAAGCTGACTCTGATTTGAAAATTGCTTTCGAAAGCGGTGCAAACCAAATTACTGGCGGAAGTATTGCCGTAAAAAACAGAACGATTTTCGAGAAATGGATTGCTGAATACGGTTCGGATAAAATTATTCTTGGTGCTGATGCTAACAATGAAAAAGTAGCTGTTTCAGGATGGTTGGAAGATTCTGATGAAGATTTGGTTCCGTTTATTCAAGACTATCAAAACAAAGGAATCAAATACGTAATTTGCACTGATATTGCCAAAGACGGAATGCTGGAAGGACCAAGTTTTGATTTGTATGCCAAAATTTTATCAGAAGCCAAAGGAATCAAATTAATCGCCTCTGGTGGGATTTCAACCTTTGATGAATTGCCTAAACTTGCTGAACTGGGTTGTGAAGGAACAATTATCGGGAAGGCTATTTATGAAGGTCGAATTTCATTGAAACAGTTAGAAAATTATATCATTTCGTATTAA
- a CDS encoding nuclear transport factor 2 family protein encodes MDAQKFAKEWIESWNSHDLENIMEHYSEDIEITTPMIKLAGGIESGSLVGKESVKEYWNKALTKFPELHFELIEVTSSVNSVALYYKSIMDKMAIEVMFFDDKGLVNKMIAHYTN; translated from the coding sequence TGCTCAAAAATTTGCTAAAGAATGGATAGAATCATGGAATTCTCATGATTTGGAAAACATAATGGAACATTATTCCGAAGATATCGAAATTACTACACCAATGATAAAATTGGCAGGTGGAATTGAAAGTGGTTCACTTGTTGGAAAGGAATCGGTTAAAGAGTATTGGAATAAAGCTTTAACTAAGTTTCCAGAATTACATTTTGAGCTTATAGAAGTTACATCCAGTGTTAATTCGGTGGCTTTATATTATAAATCGATTATGGATAAAATGGCTATCGAAGTTATGTTTTTCGATGATAAAGGATTGGTGAATAAAATGATAGCGCATTATACTAATTAA